Below is a genomic region from Henckelia pumila isolate YLH828 chromosome 3, ASM3356847v2, whole genome shotgun sequence.
ACATCTTGATTGATATGTGCCAGTTTTTTTAACGTAAGATATAGTGTTTGCATCATGATATGAAAGCTAGCTTCGATTTAGAGATTACTGAATACAAAATGCTTCTGTCACTATCTAGCAAATCAGCTCATTTATCACCAAACCAATGCAGCTCAACACAGTATTGTTGAAGTACTACATGATTCTAGATGATGATTACTGCCGGTGGTCCAGTATAGCGCGGACTACGTATATTTAGTACTTTTGATGAACCTATTGGTGCATTATTGTAGAGAGACCTGAATCTCTAGCTCCACTTGATTGGCCGATAAGAAAACGGATAGCATTGGGGTCTGCGAAGGGGCTTGCTTATTTGCATGATCACTGTGACCCTAAAATCGTTCATCGGGATGTCAAAGCTGCGAATATATTCTTGGATGAGGATTTGGAAGCAATTGTAGGTGACTTTGGGCTGGCCAAACTTATGCACAGAGAGGATACTCATGTTACCACGGCCGTTCATGGAGCAATTGGTCATATTGCTCCTGAGTATCTCTCCACTGGTAAATGTTCAGAGAAAACTGATGTTTTTGGTTATGGAGTTCATCACTGGTCagagagcttccgatcttgctcGGCTCGCCAATGCTGATGATTTGATGTTACTTGAATGGGTGAGCCATATTACTTACTTGTTGGAATTTGATATGTTGAATCTGTTTTTACACTCACGACTACTGTACAGTGTCCACTTTAAAGTTTATATATACACATGAATTAGTGGTTGAAAAATGTCGGGTGAGGCGACATTTGaaggaaaagaagttggagacGCTAGTGGATGCTGATTTTGGTGAATAGtgctgaaaattttaaattaccgatgaaatttctcaaaaaaacaaaaaaaaaaaaagtaaaaatatattACCTTAATTAAAATGCTGGGCGTTGAGTCAACCGACAAGTCCACCTTAAGCAAGACCCCTTGATTTATTATAATAATCAGGATGTGCGGTGTAACTGTACTGGTACCTTTTTACTTTAATGAATTATTGGTTGGTTAAAAAAAGAGAAATATCAGTTATGCATTACAGAGAGATCATATATCTCAAAGCAAAAGTTATATATGTCGATGGTGTATGACAACTGGGAGAGGCTGGTCGGAGCCGTTTTGAAAAGAGAGCAGCTCCGGGAAATTGCTCTGTGCCCCAGCTTCAGCTCCAGCTCCTCCTTTTCATCTGATTCTCCACATGTTTCTGCAGGTAATTATTCTTTTTATCACATCAATCAATGGTTAAATATTATTGTGTTTGAGTCGTAAATGCAACCATGGAATAGTTATTTCTTTGTTTCTGTGTGTTTTTTGGCTTAAAGATTATCCATTTTTGTGACAAGTGATGATTAATGTTTTTGTGGCTAACCCCACTTAATCAGGTTTTTTTCTTTAATGACAATGAAATTttttcaagattaaatatatatgtgaGAATAAGCAATGGAAATTATGTTCATAATCAAACAACAAGCTAGGCAAAACATTCATTCGTATGAATTAATGAAAATCATTGCAGTTGCCGACAATGCTGCTGGAGCGGCCCTGCTATTTGCTGGCTCGGAAATTGCGCTTGCTTGGTATCGTAGAAGGAAGCCAGAGGATCATTTCTTTGATGTTCCTGGTTTGTGGATTTAGAAAAGGCTGAGAATATCATCATAATATGTATAGCTTTTAATTTTTTCCGCTTATTTTGTGTATTCTTGTAGCTATGGAGGATCCAGAAGTCCATCTGGGACAGCTCAAAAGATTTTCACTGCGTGAATTGCAAGTTGCATCAGATGACTTCAGTAATAAAAATATCCTTGGCAGAGGTGGATTTGGTAAGGTTTACAAAGGACGATTAGCTGATGGCTCTCTAGTAGCAGTAAAAAGACTGAATGAAGAGCGCACTCGAGGTGGAGAGGTTCAATTCCGACTAGAAGTGGAAATGATCAGCATGGTTTTGCATCGAAATTTACTTCGCTTGCGTGGCTTTTGCATGACTCCTACAGAACGGTTGCTTGTTTATCCTTATATGGCTAATGGTAGTGTTGCATCGTGCTTGAGAGGTATGCTTGATCTGCTGTTCATATTGTTTACTGCGTTTTTACTTCATGTGTTACGAGCCAGGAGAGGATAATGGGCATATATAATGATCCACGACTAACTCGAGATCCTCGACTGTTGTATAGCTTTAGAAATTACTAAAAAATTTTGGAATGTCGTTTCATTTATGTGGGACAACTAACATGAATATATGGTAAAATccattttgtttttctaatgcttcgaagaaaaatgatttttcaagaATAATACCTCTTATTCCATCCCAGTTGTCAAGCAGCGGAATGCATTTGCCTTGATCCAGCATATCTTGACAGAGATTTGGATGGTTTCCTCACAATTCAATGAATCGATTAAAGGCTTTTGCAATTTTATTTCAGCATTCATATATCCGTATGAAAAGACAATAATCATTCTATGCCATGTACTACTTTGTTACTATCTCATGCATTTTCCTTTTATAGATTCTCAACACTTGTGTGGTTAATTAAACTGCTTCAGTCACTAGCTAGTAACTACCATAACCGCATTATTTATGGCCAAAAACAGTACTATATTGCCGAAATTATATGAGTCTAGATGATCATTTGCAGTGTAGAGCACACTATGTATTATGTATGGCTTTTAATGAACTTGTTTGGTGCATTACTGTAGATAGACCTGAAACTCAACCTCCACTTGATTGGCCAAGAAGAAAGAGGATAGCGTTGGGGTCTGCGAGGGGACTTGCTTATTGTCATGATCACTGTGACCCTATAATCATTCATCGGGATGTCAAAGCTGCGAATATATTATTGGATGAGGACTTTGAAGCGGTTGTTGGTGACTTTGGGCTGGCCACACTTATGGACTACAAGGATACTCATGTTACCACGGCTGTTCATGGAACAATTGGTCATATTGCTCCAGAGTACCTCTCCACCGGTAGATGTTCCGAGAAAACTGATGTTTTCGGTTATGGGGTCATGCTTCTTGAGCTGATCACTGGTCAGAGAGCTTTCAATCTTGCTCGACttgccaatgatgatgaagtgaTGTTACTCGATTGGGTGAGACATATTATATCACTTATACTGTTTGTACTGATGAGTCTTTAGTATGTAAAAATAGCTTCTTGGAATTTTGAATGCTGAATCTGTTTTCACATGACTTGCGGAAACTAGAGATGACCATGTCTCACTTGTGAACCAACGGAGACTATAAACTGTTTTAGTACTTTATTTGGTTTGTGTCGTGGAATCATTTCAATTACTGTTTTAAGTGCTTCACTCTCAGTTCATACATGAAAGTACATGTACTTGAAAAATTTCAGGTCAGGGGACTTTTAAAGGAAAAAAAGTTGGAGACACTCGTCGATGCGGATCTTCAAGGTAATTATTTCGACGATGAAGTGGAAGAGCTGATCCAAGTAGCTCTGCTCTGCACACAGAGATCCCCGTTGGAACGTCCAAAGATGTCGGAAGTCGTGAGGATGCTGGAGGGTGATGGCTTGGCTGAGAGGTGGGAAGAATGGCAGAAGCAGGAAGAAATGTTCCGTCAAGAATTCAATCATATGCATCACCTGAACACTGATTGGATAATCAACGACTCCAGTACTTCGAATATTCGGCCGGAAGTATTATCCGGGCCAAGATGATTCTCCCATTTAGTGGTTTGGACTCGCAACTTTGTATTTGATCAATAGTTTTTATTGTTTGTAATGATTTTTCTTTCCCTCGCCTCCCCTTCCCTGTTTTCAATTTTACGTCGGAGTTCTGGTGATCCTTTTGTTTCAGAATTTTGATGATGCAGGATGTTTATACTCTTTATAGTTTGTCAGTTGTACTTCAAATGCTGCCATAACCATAGCGTAGGAATCGCTGTGGAAGAAACCAACATGTATTTGATATTTACACTCATTTTTATATGTATTGAATAGGCCCAAGAATATAATATCCCATGATGTGCATGGGAATTACACTTTCTTGTTTGGGGGAATAGCTACTGATACATATCTATGTCTCTATCtctactataaaagtatgaataaaGGGCAAAGTTTTGCATTGTGTATTTACTACATTGTCCAAAACATATGAATGATTGATAGTAATTGCATGGGCATAAGTGAAAAAATGGTGTAAAATCTAGGGTCAAATTTGGAATGTACAATTTATACAAAATAATGTGTTGTTCATTCATTTAATTGatgcatttattattattattattttacccaTTGAATACATTTTAATGTTTGTCATCATATTCCTAATTcattctaaaaaataataatgagacgaaaattataaaataatgcattatttatactaactattttttaattttataaattaatcattattattttttgcctTAAAAATGTAAAAGTATGGggtcaattaataattaattagcaAAAAAGCTCTTGTGAATTATGTTCTAAGtgaatcttttttatttttaaaaatggtGTAAAATTTAGGGTCAAAAAATGCAATAATCTATTAATAAAAACTTGCtatattagaaaaaaaaataaaaaataatataaatttttttgaactctttaaacacaacattttaattggtttattaaatatcatattgcatttgtaaaattaattatatactatagcaatataagtgaaatcaaaaattaaattattttcatatagttTTTTTGTTATTACAAATACATTGTGTCAATTCACCtcttatttatttatagaaattcACTTTCAATGAATTGGTTTGAATTACTTTCTAtcaatttaagaaaaaaaaatttaaaacacattttttttaaaaaaattaaattataataaaaaataaaatttagttacgacatatttataaaaaaatttggaaaTAATGATACGTCATAAttcaatatatatttgattataaaaataaattagagaaataaaattttatcgaaacataattcttagaaaaatataaaaactaTTAACATATAAAAATGATTCAGatgttgaaaaataaaaatatgcatgtattctttaaaattattaaagatagtatatatatatttattttattatgactataaaagtataaatagaATGACTAAGTTTTTcagtatgaatttttattttgcattt
It encodes:
- the LOC140888208 gene encoding BRASSINOSTEROID INSENSITIVE 1-associated receptor kinase 1-like isoform X1, whose protein sequence is MFTVKGQLADGSLVAIKRLNEEHAKDREFQTEVEIFRIAEHPNLLRLRGFCMTPTEWLLVYPYMVNGDVALCLRERPESLAPLDWPIRKRIALGSAKGLAYLHDHCDPKIVHRDVKAANIFLDEDLEAIVGDFGLAKLMHREDTHVTTAVHGAIGHIAPEYLSTGKCSEKTDVFGYGVHHWSESFRSCSARQC
- the LOC140888208 gene encoding BRASSINOSTEROID INSENSITIVE 1-associated receptor kinase 1-like isoform X2 is translated as MTPTEWLLVYPYMVNGDVALCLRERPESLAPLDWPIRKRIALGSAKGLAYLHDHCDPKIVHRDVKAANIFLDEDLEAIVGDFGLAKLMHREDTHVTTAVHGAIGHIAPEYLSTGKCSEKTDVFGYGVHHWSESFRSCSARQC
- the LOC140888199 gene encoding BRASSINOSTEROID INSENSITIVE 1-associated receptor kinase 1-like isoform X1, coding for MSMVYDNWERLVGAVLKREQLREIALCPSFSSSSSFSSDSPHVSAVADNAAGAALLFAGSEIALAWYRRRKPEDHFFDVPAMEDPEVHLGQLKRFSLRELQVASDDFSNKNILGRGGFGKVYKGRLADGSLVAVKRLNEERTRGGEVQFRLEVEMISMVLHRNLLRLRGFCMTPTERLLVYPYMANGSVASCLRDRPETQPPLDWPRRKRIALGSARGLAYCHDHCDPIIIHRDVKAANILLDEDFEAVVGDFGLATLMDYKDTHVTTAVHGTIGHIAPEYLSTGRCSEKTDVFGYGVMLLELITGQRAFNLARLANDDEVMLLDWVRGLLKEKKLETLVDADLQGNYFDDEVEELIQVALLCTQRSPLERPKMSEVVRMLEGDGLAERWEEWQKQEEMFRQEFNHMHHLNTDWIINDSSTSNIRPEVLSGPR
- the LOC140888199 gene encoding BRASSINOSTEROID INSENSITIVE 1-associated receptor kinase 1-like isoform X2 produces the protein MEDPEVHLGQLKRFSLRELQVASDDFSNKNILGRGGFGKVYKGRLADGSLVAVKRLNEERTRGGEVQFRLEVEMISMVLHRNLLRLRGFCMTPTERLLVYPYMANGSVASCLRDRPETQPPLDWPRRKRIALGSARGLAYCHDHCDPIIIHRDVKAANILLDEDFEAVVGDFGLATLMDYKDTHVTTAVHGTIGHIAPEYLSTGRCSEKTDVFGYGVMLLELITGQRAFNLARLANDDEVMLLDWVRGLLKEKKLETLVDADLQGNYFDDEVEELIQVALLCTQRSPLERPKMSEVVRMLEGDGLAERWEEWQKQEEMFRQEFNHMHHLNTDWIINDSSTSNIRPEVLSGPR